A single genomic interval of Abditibacteriota bacterium harbors:
- a CDS encoding DUF4139 domain-containing protein → GTYAMTDFKKPASNTYLESYSVTLSNHKEEEVTVDVYERVWGDWSVTASSVEHKKIDAQTITFPVKIPADSSVTLTYTIRTKYN, encoded by the coding sequence GGGCACCTACGCTATGACGGACTTCAAGAAGCCCGCCTCCAATACTTATCTGGAGAGCTATTCAGTGACTCTTTCCAACCACAAGGAGGAAGAGGTCACAGTGGACGTGTACGAGCGGGTGTGGGGCGACTGGTCCGTGACTGCCTCCAGTGTGGAGCACAAGAAGATCGACGCCCAGACCATCACCTTCCCGGTGAAGATCCCGGCCGACTCTTCAGTGACCCTCACCTATACCATCAGGACCAAATACAATTAG